A region from the Nodosilinea sp. FACHB-141 genome encodes:
- a CDS encoding peptide ABC transporter substrate-binding protein — protein sequence MIRSGFRTALLVAVAGIAIAATVTSQSTDLATAPPAAIEADNLDAAAPARDPETLRLLYSRSVVTLNPHLASGYQDFEAARIVYEPLASYNEAGELVPFLADEIPTAENGGIAADGTSVTWTLRPDITWADGEPFTAADVVFTFEFIRNPVVAAATAQYYDGVKSVEAIDDYTVKITFATPTPAWSIPFTGQTGLILPRHIFKEFNGPTARDALANLQPVGTGPYQVVGFESGTVVYEPNPSYWGGRPAFKQIELAGGLAPYAAAREVLQAGTADFAHNLQVEAEALSELETDASGHVTHLFGSQVERIMLNFSNPFARTEDGERSSPEIPHPYFSDVRVRQAINLAVDRNTIAKELYGASGKPTAQLLVAPANYQAPDVSYSYNLAQAKALLDEAGWVDSNGDGLREKDGIPLEVLFQAAVNPVRQKTQTIVSDSLQELGVDVQIARVRMDEFFSGNPEDTGSLNHFYADMQVYSIGNESPDPSIYMGWWTCDKIASQANQWQEPNNARYCNPEYDRLWDEARQELDPARRAALFQQMNELLAQDVAVIPVVHRAMTNAVSDRLTGVEFTPWDASTWAIKDWSPKPAQPEQ from the coding sequence ATGATCAGATCAGGGTTTCGCACTGCACTTTTGGTAGCCGTCGCTGGCATTGCCATAGCCGCCACCGTCACTAGCCAATCTACCGACCTGGCCACCGCTCCGCCTGCTGCGATCGAGGCAGATAACTTGGACGCCGCCGCGCCAGCTCGCGACCCAGAAACTCTGCGCCTGCTGTACAGTCGCTCGGTGGTTACCCTCAACCCTCACCTGGCCAGTGGCTACCAAGATTTTGAGGCGGCCCGCATCGTCTACGAACCCCTAGCCAGCTATAACGAGGCGGGCGAGCTGGTGCCCTTTCTAGCCGACGAAATTCCGACTGCAGAGAACGGGGGCATAGCCGCCGATGGCACCTCTGTCACCTGGACGCTGCGCCCCGATATCACCTGGGCCGACGGCGAACCCTTCACCGCCGCCGATGTGGTGTTTACCTTCGAATTTATTCGCAATCCTGTGGTGGCGGCAGCAACCGCTCAATATTATGACGGTGTGAAAAGCGTGGAGGCGATCGACGACTACACCGTAAAAATTACCTTTGCCACTCCCACCCCCGCCTGGTCGATTCCTTTCACCGGTCAAACCGGGCTGATTTTGCCTCGCCACATCTTTAAAGAATTTAACGGCCCTACCGCCCGAGATGCACTGGCCAACCTCCAGCCCGTTGGCACTGGCCCCTACCAGGTCGTCGGGTTTGAGTCGGGCACTGTGGTGTACGAGCCCAATCCCAGCTACTGGGGCGGACGGCCTGCCTTTAAGCAAATAGAGCTGGCAGGCGGTCTAGCTCCCTACGCCGCAGCGCGAGAGGTCTTGCAGGCTGGCACCGCCGACTTTGCCCACAACCTCCAGGTTGAAGCGGAGGCCCTCAGCGAGCTAGAAACTGACGCCAGTGGCCATGTCACTCACCTGTTTGGCTCTCAGGTGGAGCGGATTATGCTAAATTTTTCCAATCCCTTTGCCCGCACCGAAGACGGGGAGCGCTCTAGCCCAGAGATTCCGCACCCCTATTTCAGCGATGTGCGAGTGCGTCAGGCGATTAATCTAGCCGTAGATCGCAACACCATTGCCAAAGAGCTTTACGGTGCCTCTGGCAAACCAACCGCTCAACTGCTGGTGGCCCCTGCCAACTACCAAGCGCCAGACGTCAGTTATAGCTACAATCTGGCGCAGGCCAAAGCGCTGCTCGATGAGGCGGGCTGGGTTGACAGCAACGGTGATGGTCTGCGTGAAAAAGATGGCATTCCCCTAGAGGTGCTGTTTCAGGCGGCGGTCAATCCGGTGCGCCAAAAGACCCAGACCATTGTCAGCGATAGTCTGCAAGAGCTGGGAGTAGATGTGCAGATTGCGCGAGTGCGTATGGACGAATTTTTCTCAGGCAACCCGGAGGACACCGGCAGCCTCAACCATTTCTATGCCGATATGCAGGTGTACTCTATTGGCAACGAAAGCCCTGACCCCAGCATCTATATGGGTTGGTGGACTTGCGACAAAATTGCTTCCCAGGCCAACCAATGGCAGGAGCCCAACAACGCCCGCTACTGCAACCCGGAGTACGATCGCCTCTGGGATGAAGCCCGCCAAGAACTCGACCCCGCTCGCCGCGCCGCACTGTTTCAGCAAATGAATGAGCTGCTAGCCCAGGATGTCGCCGTCATTCCGGTGGTGCACCGAGCTATGACCAATGCAGTCAGCGATCGCCTCACCGGAGTCGAGTTCACTCCCTGGGATGCCAGCACTTGGGCGATCAAAGACTGGAGCCCTAAGCCCGCTCAGCCGGAGCAATAG
- a CDS encoding HpsJ family protein — MTSEPAVTSSTVSPLAAIALKVAGAIAILSALLDFLILLIPPNLTNVQWQLATTTQLVDRGIVPLIGMALLLTGFWLDSSVGKGRQRKNLTTDLRFWVCALASVLGLVYLLLILLHLNAVRLSSQAALAQVSTEASEAATQLQQRLSTELSQQQTQLGALFENDDLLSQAIQSGQLPADIEQYRDDPEGLTQFLQQRADQAQQQIETEIGTRRAEAEQRVRVEAWRSGIRVSVISLLLAAGYSIIGWLGLRRLLSLTRSA; from the coding sequence ATGACCTCTGAACCCGCTGTCACCAGCTCCACGGTGTCTCCTCTGGCTGCGATCGCCCTTAAGGTAGCCGGTGCCATCGCCATTCTGTCAGCCCTGCTCGACTTTCTGATTCTGCTGATTCCACCCAATCTCACCAATGTGCAGTGGCAGTTGGCCACTACCACTCAGCTCGTCGATCGCGGCATTGTCCCTCTGATAGGCATGGCTCTGCTGCTGACCGGGTTTTGGCTCGACAGTTCTGTGGGCAAGGGGAGGCAGCGCAAAAATCTGACCACCGATCTGCGGTTTTGGGTCTGTGCTTTGGCTAGCGTGCTGGGTTTGGTCTACTTGTTGCTCATACTACTGCACCTCAACGCTGTACGCCTTTCTAGTCAAGCGGCCCTAGCCCAAGTCAGCACCGAAGCTAGCGAAGCCGCAACCCAGCTGCAACAACGGCTGTCTACCGAACTCAGCCAGCAACAGACCCAGCTAGGGGCGCTATTCGAAAACGACGATCTTTTATCCCAAGCGATCCAAAGCGGCCAGCTTCCCGCCGATATTGAGCAGTACCGCGACGATCCAGAGGGGCTCACCCAGTTCTTGCAGCAGCGCGCTGACCAAGCCCAGCAGCAAATTGAAACCGAAATCGGCACTCGCCGGGCGGAAGCCGAGCAGCGCGTTAGGGTTGAGGCCTGGCGCTCTGGCATTCGCGTCTCAGTGATTAGCCTGCTCTTGGCCGCTGGTTACTCGATCATTGGCTGGCTAGGGCTACGACGGCTGCTATCACTGACACGGTCAGCCTAG
- a CDS encoding SWIM zinc finger family protein, with protein sequence MTAYASASSSAYALEDEAWWVQRWVELLNTYRFKKRLERGRIYAREGHILSLEYKGSKVTALVQGTAEEPYKLSIWLDAFSDEDWNYVIDSLSEQAIYSAQLLAGEMPAEIEAVFTANGLSLYPFNLSEVHSKCSCPDPKNPCKHIAAVYYQLGDFFREDPFVLFQLRGRSRDSILDALRQRRQSTATSTEVLTTDTELAIQPESGKVTSQVDLQHFWAYAEPLDSELVVITPAETTVLDVLGKIPLPPEDAPAVMGHLKEIYQTVAQQAMMQALG encoded by the coding sequence ATGACTGCCTACGCGTCCGCCTCAAGCTCTGCCTATGCCCTAGAAGATGAAGCTTGGTGGGTGCAGCGCTGGGTAGAGCTGTTGAACACCTACCGCTTCAAAAAGCGCCTAGAGCGGGGACGCATCTACGCCCGAGAAGGCCACATTCTCAGCCTAGAGTACAAGGGGTCTAAGGTCACGGCCTTGGTGCAGGGCACAGCTGAAGAACCTTACAAGCTTTCGATCTGGCTCGACGCGTTTAGTGATGAAGACTGGAACTACGTCATTGATTCACTTTCGGAGCAGGCTATTTATTCTGCTCAGCTGCTGGCGGGGGAAATGCCGGCTGAAATTGAGGCTGTTTTTACCGCCAATGGCCTCAGCCTTTACCCATTCAACCTGTCAGAGGTGCATTCTAAATGCAGTTGCCCTGATCCTAAGAACCCCTGCAAGCACATTGCAGCGGTGTACTACCAGCTAGGAGATTTTTTTCGCGAGGACCCGTTTGTGCTGTTTCAACTGCGGGGTCGCAGTCGTGACAGTATTTTAGACGCGCTACGGCAACGACGGCAGAGTACCGCGACCTCCACCGAAGTCCTAACCACAGATACGGAGTTGGCCATTCAGCCGGAATCTGGGAAAGTCACCAGTCAAGTTGATCTTCAGCATTTTTGGGCCTATGCAGAACCCCTGGACTCGGAACTGGTGGTGATTACCCCTGCCGAAACAACGGTTCTAGATGTGTTGGGTAAAATACCGCTCCCTCCTGAGGATGCACCCGCAGTGATGGGCCACCTCAAGGAGATTTATCAGACCGTAGCCCAGCAGGCGATGATGCAAGCCCTAGGCTAG
- a CDS encoding UDP-glucose/GDP-mannose dehydrogenase family protein, which yields MRVCVIGTGYVGLVTGVCLANVGHDVVCIDVNEEKVKLMQAGQSPIFEPGLAEIMQSSMAAGHLQFSTDLKGGVEHGDILFIAVGTPALPTGESDTRYVEAVARGIGTHLNGGYKVIVNKSTVPIGSGDWVRMIVLDGVAERQLVPVPAGGIPETTHPEVAADFDVVSNPEFLREGSAVYDTFNPDRIVLGSNSPRAIAMMKELYTPIIERRFAEDPSAEPVPVLVTDISSAEMVKYASNAFLATKISFINEVANICDRVGADVTQVAQGIGLDSRIGKKFLQAGIGWGGSCFPKDVSALIHTADDYGYEAQLLKAAVEVNDRQRQITLEKLQQVLKILKGKTVGLLGLTFKPDTDDMRDAPALILIEQLNRLGAKVKAYDPIVSQSGLRHGLTGVIVETDATLLADHCDALVLVTDWQQFKELDYAAMGQRMNSPIIIDGRNFLDREALVRAGFQYLGIGR from the coding sequence ATGCGGGTATGTGTGATTGGTACTGGTTATGTAGGCCTAGTTACCGGTGTGTGCTTAGCCAATGTTGGCCACGATGTAGTGTGTATTGATGTCAACGAAGAAAAGGTTAAGCTCATGCAGGCGGGGCAGTCGCCCATTTTTGAGCCTGGGCTGGCTGAGATTATGCAGTCGTCAATGGCAGCAGGCCATCTCCAGTTTTCCACTGATCTCAAAGGTGGCGTTGAGCACGGCGACATCCTATTCATTGCAGTGGGCACCCCAGCACTGCCTACGGGTGAAAGTGATACCCGCTATGTGGAGGCGGTAGCTCGGGGCATTGGTACTCACCTAAACGGCGGTTACAAGGTGATTGTTAATAAATCTACGGTACCCATTGGTTCCGGCGACTGGGTGCGCATGATTGTGTTGGATGGCGTGGCTGAGCGCCAGCTGGTACCCGTGCCTGCTGGGGGTATTCCTGAGACAACCCACCCTGAGGTTGCTGCCGACTTTGATGTCGTTAGCAACCCAGAGTTTTTGCGCGAAGGCTCAGCGGTATACGACACCTTTAACCCTGATCGCATCGTGCTGGGCAGCAACAGCCCTCGGGCGATCGCCATGATGAAAGAACTTTACACCCCGATCATAGAACGGCGCTTTGCCGAAGATCCCAGTGCTGAGCCAGTGCCTGTGCTGGTTACCGATATCAGCTCGGCCGAAATGGTCAAGTATGCTTCTAACGCTTTTTTGGCCACCAAAATTAGCTTTATTAATGAAGTCGCCAATATCTGCGATCGCGTGGGAGCCGACGTGACTCAGGTGGCCCAAGGCATTGGTCTAGACTCTCGTATCGGCAAAAAGTTTTTGCAGGCAGGCATTGGCTGGGGCGGGTCGTGCTTTCCCAAAGACGTATCGGCCCTGATTCACACCGCCGACGACTACGGCTACGAGGCGCAGCTACTCAAAGCCGCCGTGGAGGTTAACGACCGCCAGCGTCAAATTACCCTCGAAAAGCTTCAGCAGGTGCTTAAGATTCTCAAGGGAAAAACCGTAGGCCTGCTGGGGCTCACGTTTAAGCCTGACACCGACGACATGCGCGACGCACCAGCGTTGATTTTGATTGAGCAGCTCAATCGCCTAGGAGCCAAAGTTAAAGCCTATGACCCCATTGTTTCCCAAAGCGGGCTGCGCCATGGGCTGACGGGCGTTATCGTTGAGACTGACGCCACGCTCTTGGCCGACCACTGCGATGCCCTGGTCTTAGTCACCGACTGGCAACAGTTTAAAGAGCTCGACTACGCCGCTATGGGCCAGCGGATGAACAGCCCCATCATCATTGATGGCCGCAACTTCCTCGATCGCGAAGCTCTGGTGCGGGCTGGGTTCCAGTACCTGGGTATTGGTCGCTAA
- a CDS encoding UDP-glucuronic acid decarboxylase family protein, giving the protein MRILVTGGAGFIGSHLIDRLMTEGHEVICLDNFYTGHRHNLLHWLDHPYFEVIRHDVTEPIRLEVDQIYHLACPASPVHYQYNPVKTIKTNVMGTLNMLGLAKRVKARFLLASTSEVYGDPEVHPQTEDYRGNVNPIGIRSCYDEGKRVAETLAFDYHRQNNVDIRVARIFNTYGPRMLENDGRVVSNFVVQALQGIPLTVYGSGSQTRSFCYVSDLVSGLMRLMNGDYIGPVNLGNPDEYTILQLAQTIQAMVNPGADLIYKPLPQDDPQRRKPDITRAQTFLGWNPTVPLQEGLKLTIDDFRSRQSPSGTTAAVSPTLHSVTS; this is encoded by the coding sequence ATGAGAATTCTCGTAACCGGTGGAGCCGGGTTTATTGGCTCCCATTTAATCGACCGTTTGATGACCGAAGGTCACGAAGTAATTTGTCTAGATAATTTTTATACAGGTCACCGGCACAATCTGCTGCACTGGCTCGATCACCCCTATTTCGAGGTCATTCGCCACGATGTAACTGAGCCAATTCGGCTTGAGGTTGACCAAATTTATCATCTGGCTTGCCCTGCCTCTCCGGTGCATTACCAATACAACCCGGTTAAAACCATCAAAACCAACGTTATGGGCACCCTAAATATGTTGGGCTTAGCTAAGCGAGTTAAAGCTCGCTTTTTGCTAGCCTCAACCTCTGAGGTGTATGGCGACCCTGAAGTACATCCCCAAACCGAAGACTACCGAGGCAATGTCAATCCTATTGGCATTCGCAGCTGTTATGACGAGGGCAAGCGCGTTGCTGAAACCTTAGCCTTTGACTACCACCGTCAAAACAACGTCGATATTCGAGTGGCCCGAATTTTCAATACCTATGGGCCTCGCATGCTTGAAAACGATGGCCGTGTAGTCAGCAATTTCGTTGTCCAGGCCCTACAGGGTATTCCGCTGACTGTGTACGGTAGCGGTTCTCAAACGCGGAGTTTTTGCTACGTGTCTGATTTGGTGAGCGGTCTGATGAGACTTATGAATGGCGATTACATTGGTCCAGTCAATTTAGGCAACCCCGATGAGTACACCATTTTACAGCTAGCTCAAACCATCCAGGCTATGGTGAACCCAGGCGCTGACTTGATTTATAAACCCTTGCCCCAGGATGACCCACAGCGCCGCAAGCCAGATATCACTCGGGCTCAAACGTTCCTCGGCTGGAATCCTACGGTGCCTCTACAGGAGGGACTCAAGCTTACCATCGACGATTTTCGCAGTCGTCAGAGCCCATCAGGAACAACTGCGGCTGTATCACCGACACTGCACTCTGTGACTAGCTAG
- a CDS encoding gamma-glutamylcyclotransferase: MSDDVLCYLFVYGTLKPGERAFANLCEPFAIAAQPAQTLGRLYHLPLGYPAMTTEPGWVQGFLLTFSSAYALTAIDDFEEYYPDRPQSSEYQRSLQTVYDLNQHPLEIAWVYTISLEQVNSFGGLWLPHGYWTEAMDFINLPK, encoded by the coding sequence ATGTCTGATGATGTCCTTTGCTATTTGTTCGTTTATGGCACCCTAAAACCTGGGGAGAGAGCGTTTGCCAACCTCTGTGAACCTTTTGCGATCGCAGCCCAACCTGCACAGACGCTGGGACGGCTCTATCATTTACCCCTAGGCTACCCAGCTATGACCACAGAACCTGGTTGGGTACAAGGGTTTTTGCTGACGTTCTCCAGCGCATATGCTCTAACGGCTATAGATGATTTTGAAGAATATTACCCCGATCGCCCCCAGAGCAGTGAGTACCAGCGGAGCTTGCAAACAGTTTATGACCTGAACCAGCACCCCTTAGAGATAGCTTGGGTCTACACCATTAGCCTAGAGCAGGTAAATAGTTTTGGAGGTCTCTGGTTACCCCATGGCTATTGGACAGAGGCTATGGACTTTATAAACTTGCCAAAATAA
- a CDS encoding iron uptake porin: protein MAKLFWQSLLAVPAALGAAVAVSGSAIAAEAATPLVSDFDQDSVQLAQITSVSELTDVLPSDWAFQALQSLVENYGCIQGYPDRTFRGQRSLTRFEFAAGLNSCLDVIATLIAQSGIDPDDLATIRRLQEEFQAELATLRGRVDALEAETATLRAQQFSTTTKLVGQADFHLVTPIDIVTGEASTSVAARARLNFDSSFTGNDRLRIRLQSARGNAISGDGFSDGLLGGLANASSSDAGNEDNTDYNVAVDDFYYQFPVGSRITVTASARGLQGDDWVTSTIVPFDGPSVADAGGPQFYDAGGSTTAGPGVGLSFALTDSIVFDAGYTSGEGGFTPSVGIFAANSQSYIGQLSFITDGFLDAGIAYIHSDRSDRFNGVAGATDTYAGLLNLDFGRFFVAGHGAYTTYNGGNDFSWTAGVGLNDFLAEGAQLGVYGGQLPQLLGTTNNPTLIEGYYEIPFNQFLTITPAVIYGDINTNLAGNDDIGLWGALRATFRF, encoded by the coding sequence ATGGCTAAGTTATTTTGGCAATCTTTGCTGGCTGTGCCCGCTGCCCTAGGTGCAGCTGTGGCCGTCTCTGGCTCCGCGATCGCAGCTGAAGCTGCTACCCCCCTGGTCAGCGACTTCGACCAAGACTCTGTTCAACTGGCTCAAATCACCAGTGTTTCAGAGCTCACCGACGTGCTGCCCTCCGACTGGGCCTTCCAGGCACTACAAAGCCTAGTTGAAAACTACGGTTGTATTCAGGGCTACCCCGACCGCACCTTCCGCGGTCAGCGCAGCCTGACTCGCTTTGAGTTCGCCGCTGGTCTCAACTCCTGCTTGGACGTGATCGCGACCCTGATCGCCCAGTCCGGCATCGACCCTGACGACCTCGCCACCATTCGTCGTCTGCAAGAAGAGTTCCAGGCTGAACTGGCTACCCTGCGCGGTCGCGTCGATGCCCTAGAAGCTGAAACCGCTACCCTGCGCGCTCAGCAGTTCTCTACCACCACCAAGCTGGTTGGTCAGGCTGACTTCCACCTGGTTACCCCGATTGACATCGTCACCGGTGAGGCGAGCACTAGCGTTGCTGCCCGTGCCCGTTTGAACTTCGACTCCAGCTTTACCGGCAACGACCGTTTGCGCATTCGCTTGCAGTCTGCCAGAGGCAATGCAATCAGCGGCGACGGTTTCAGCGATGGGCTCCTAGGTGGTCTTGCTAATGCTAGCAGCAGTGACGCCGGCAACGAGGACAATACTGATTACAACGTTGCTGTTGATGACTTCTACTACCAATTCCCTGTTGGTAGCCGTATTACCGTAACGGCTTCTGCTCGTGGTCTCCAGGGCGATGACTGGGTAACCAGCACCATCGTGCCCTTCGACGGCCCCTCCGTTGCTGATGCTGGTGGGCCTCAGTTCTATGACGCGGGTGGTAGCACTACCGCTGGTCCTGGTGTTGGTCTGAGCTTTGCTCTCACCGACAGCATTGTGTTCGATGCAGGTTACACCAGTGGCGAGGGTGGTTTTACTCCCTCCGTCGGTATCTTTGCTGCTAATAGCCAGAGCTACATTGGCCAGCTCAGCTTCATAACTGATGGCTTCCTGGATGCTGGTATTGCCTACATCCACAGCGACCGGTCTGACAGATTCAATGGTGTTGCGGGTGCTACTGACACCTATGCTGGTCTGTTGAACCTTGACTTCGGCAGGTTCTTCGTAGCTGGCCACGGTGCTTACACCACCTACAATGGTGGCAACGACTTCAGCTGGACTGCTGGTGTTGGCCTCAATGACTTCCTGGCTGAGGGTGCTCAGCTAGGTGTCTACGGTGGCCAATTGCCCCAGCTATTAGGTACTACTAACAACCCCACTCTGATTGAAGGTTACTACGAAATTCCCTTCAACCAGTTCTTGACCATCACACCCGCTGTCATCTACGGTGACATCAATACCAACCTTGCTGGTAATGATGACATTGGTCTCTGGGGTGCTCTTCGCGCCACCTTCCGTTTCTAA
- a CDS encoding iron uptake porin gives MSKLFWPLLAVPAALGAAVAVSGSAIAAEAATPLVSDFDQDSIQLAQITSVSELTDVLPSDWAFQALQSLVENYGCIQGYPDRTFRGQRSLTRFEFAAGLNSCLDVIATLIAQSGIDPDDLATIRRLQEEFQAELATLRGRVDALEAETATLRAQQFSTTTKLRGQVDFHLVTPIDSITDEANTSVANRARLNFDSSFTGDDRLRIRLQAGEGNAIAPDVLGGLANARGNDYNVTIDDFYYRFPVGSRITLTASARGLQGDDWVTDTIVPFDGPSVAQYGEPAFYSSGGSSSNGAGAGISIALTDSIVLDAGYTAGGPGAFNPNVGIFAAADQSYIAQLSFLSDGFLDAGIAYLHNDQSTNFQGGLPGGTDTYAALLNLDFGGFFIAGHGAYQTFNGGNDFSWTAGLGINDFGVEGSQLGIYGGQLPQVADTTNNPLLIEGYYEVPFNEFLTITPAVIYGDTNLGSDTDETGFWGVLRATFEF, from the coding sequence ATGTCTAAGCTATTTTGGCCTTTGCTGGCTGTGCCCGCTGCCCTAGGTGCAGCTGTGGCCGTCTCTGGCTCCGCGATCGCAGCTGAAGCCGCTACCCCCCTGGTCAGCGACTTCGACCAAGACTCTATTCAACTGGCTCAAATCACCAGCGTCTCAGAGCTCACCGACGTGCTGCCCTCCGACTGGGCCTTCCAAGCGCTACAAAGTCTGGTTGAAAACTACGGTTGTATTCAGGGCTACCCCGACCGCACCTTCCGCGGTCAGCGCAGCCTGACTCGCTTTGAGTTCGCTGCTGGTCTCAACTCCTGCTTGGACGTGATCGCGACCCTGATCGCCCAGTCCGGCATCGACCCTGACGACCTCGCTACCATCCGTCGTCTGCAAGAAGAGTTCCAGGCTGAACTGGCTACCCTGCGTGGCCGCGTCGATGCCCTAGAAGCTGAAACCGCTACCCTCCGTGCTCAGCAGTTCTCTACCACCACCAAGCTGCGAGGGCAAGTTGACTTCCACCTGGTAACCCCGATTGACAGCATTACCGATGAAGCAAACACTAGCGTTGCCAATCGCGCTCGATTAAACTTCGACTCCAGCTTCACTGGTGACGATCGCTTGCGTATTCGCCTGCAGGCTGGTGAGGGTAACGCCATTGCCCCAGATGTGCTCGGTGGCTTGGCCAACGCTCGGGGCAACGACTACAACGTAACCATTGACGACTTCTACTATCGATTCCCCGTTGGTAGCCGCATCACTCTAACTGCCTCTGCTCGCGGCCTTCAGGGCGATGACTGGGTCACCGACACCATCGTTCCTTTTGATGGCCCCTCCGTCGCCCAATATGGAGAACCAGCTTTCTATAGCAGCGGCGGCAGTAGCTCTAACGGTGCCGGTGCTGGTATCAGCATTGCCCTGACTGACAGCATCGTGTTGGATGCAGGTTACACGGCTGGTGGTCCTGGTGCCTTCAATCCTAATGTTGGTATCTTTGCTGCTGCCGACCAGAGCTACATTGCTCAGCTTAGCTTCCTGAGCGATGGCTTCCTGGATGCTGGTATTGCCTACCTGCACAATGACCAATCCACTAACTTCCAAGGTGGTTTACCCGGCGGTACTGACACCTATGCTGCTCTGTTGAACCTTGACTTTGGTGGATTCTTCATCGCTGGCCATGGCGCATATCAAACCTTCAACGGCGGCAACGACTTCAGCTGGACCGCTGGTCTTGGCATCAACGACTTTGGAGTTGAAGGGTCTCAACTGGGCATTTACGGTGGTCAGCTACCTCAGGTAGCTGACACCACCAACAACCCTCTCCTGATTGAAGGTTACTACGAGGTGCCCTTTAACGAGTTCCTAACCATTACTCCTGCAGTCATCTATGGGGACACCAATCTGGGTAGTGATACTGATGAAACTGGTTTCTGGGGTGTCCTGCGCGCCACCTTCGAGTTCTAG
- a CDS encoding 4a-hydroxytetrahydrobiopterin dehydratase codes for MATLLSDRDIQAKLSQLSDWTLVGKTITFTRTFKDFVAAVDFVNQLVEPAEAAGHHPDLQISYNRVVVSLSTHDTGGLTEKDFAMAETISALS; via the coding sequence ATGGCCACTCTCCTCAGCGATCGCGACATTCAAGCTAAACTAAGCCAGCTTTCTGACTGGACGTTGGTCGGCAAGACCATCACTTTTACCCGCACCTTCAAAGATTTCGTCGCTGCCGTCGACTTTGTCAACCAGCTAGTCGAGCCTGCCGAAGCCGCCGGTCACCACCCCGACCTGCAAATCTCCTACAACCGGGTCGTCGTTAGCCTCTCCACCCACGACACAGGAGGTCTAACCGAAAAAGACTTTGCTATGGCAGAAACTATCTCTGCTTTGAGTTAA
- the nadC gene encoding carboxylating nicotinate-nucleotide diphosphorylase, with product MSLNPLPIPDITVDQYLQAWLQEDVGRGDWTTAGLGSFAQRPGQAVWVTRAPGVIAGLPLARRLFQQLDVDVSFEPLVNDGDPCNKDTTVAKISGPLAVLLTGERVALNLVMRLSGIATATRQYVEQLADRPTQLVDTRKTTPGLRQFEKYASRVGGAINHRMGLDDAVMIKDNHIAAAGGIRAAVAQIRTAIPYPMTVEVETSNLEQVDEAIACPVDIIMLDNMSPELMKTAVERIREQKPTVKIEASGNVTLETLGAIAATGVDFISSSAPVTRAPWLDISMQVTSSEAV from the coding sequence ATGTCCCTAAATCCTCTTCCGATTCCTGATATCACCGTAGATCAGTACCTACAAGCCTGGTTACAAGAAGATGTTGGCCGCGGTGACTGGACTACCGCTGGGTTAGGGTCTTTTGCCCAGCGGCCTGGGCAGGCCGTTTGGGTCACCCGCGCCCCCGGCGTCATTGCCGGACTTCCCTTGGCTCGCCGCCTCTTTCAGCAGCTGGATGTCGACGTCAGCTTTGAGCCCTTGGTGAATGATGGCGACCCTTGCAATAAAGACACCACCGTTGCCAAAATCAGCGGCCCTCTGGCGGTGCTGCTCACGGGCGAACGGGTGGCCTTAAACCTGGTGATGCGCCTGAGCGGCATTGCCACCGCTACCCGTCAGTACGTGGAGCAGTTAGCCGATCGCCCTACCCAATTGGTCGATACCCGCAAGACTACCCCTGGTCTACGTCAGTTTGAAAAGTACGCCAGCCGAGTTGGTGGGGCCATCAACCACCGCATGGGGTTAGATGATGCGGTGATGATTAAGGACAACCATATCGCCGCTGCTGGGGGCATTCGAGCGGCAGTGGCTCAGATTCGAACGGCAATTCCTTACCCTATGACGGTGGAGGTGGAAACGAGCAATCTAGAGCAGGTTGATGAAGCGATCGCCTGCCCTGTAGACATCATCATGCTCGACAATATGTCTCCAGAGCTGATGAAGACAGCTGTTGAGCGCATTCGCGAGCAAAAGCCAACGGTCAAGATCGAGGCGTCTGGAAACGTGACGCTGGAGACCTTAGGGGCGATCGCGGCGACGGGGGTAGACTTTATTTCCAGCAGTGCCCCCGTTACTCGGGCTCCGTGGCTAGATATTAGTATGCAAGTGACGAGTTCTGAAGCGGTTTAA
- a CDS encoding heavy metal-binding domain-containing protein — translation MILTTGPNVDGRQVVEYCGLVNGEAILGANIFKDFFAGIRDVVGGRSGAYEKSLRQARNTAIKEMTQAAQELGADAIIAVDIDYESLEINNGGNMLMVAASGTAVRLG, via the coding sequence ATGATCTTAACTACCGGTCCTAACGTTGACGGTCGTCAAGTAGTTGAATACTGCGGGTTGGTCAATGGAGAGGCTATTTTGGGCGCAAATATCTTTAAGGACTTTTTTGCGGGCATTCGCGATGTGGTGGGCGGGCGATCGGGTGCTTACGAAAAGTCTCTGCGTCAGGCCCGCAACACCGCTATTAAAGAAATGACGCAGGCGGCCCAGGAACTAGGCGCCGACGCCATTATTGCCGTAGACATTGACTATGAATCGCTCGAAATCAACAACGGCGGCAACATGCTGATGGTGGCGGCCAGCGGTACAGCGGTGCGTCTGGGATGA